A window of the Dyadobacter pollutisoli genome harbors these coding sequences:
- the rpiB gene encoding ribose 5-phosphate isomerase B — protein MRKIAIGSDHAGFPYKEPVINWLTANGFEVKDFGTYSADSADYADFAHPVASGVENKEFEKGVLLCGSGQGVCITANKHQGIRAALVWDLPLASLARQHNDANVICLPVRFIELETALAAVGAFLSTEFEGGRHQTRVDKISC, from the coding sequence ATGAGAAAAATTGCTATTGGCTCTGACCACGCAGGGTTTCCCTATAAAGAACCGGTTATCAACTGGCTAACAGCGAACGGGTTTGAAGTAAAGGATTTTGGGACGTACAGTGCCGACTCAGCCGATTATGCTGACTTTGCGCATCCGGTAGCGAGCGGTGTTGAAAATAAGGAATTCGAAAAAGGCGTGTTGCTTTGCGGAAGCGGGCAGGGTGTTTGCATTACGGCCAATAAGCATCAGGGAATCCGTGCCGCATTGGTTTGGGACCTGCCTTTGGCATCTCTCGCGCGCCAACATAATGACGCGAATGTGATCTGTCTGCCGGTACGTTTTATCGAGCTGGAAACGGCGCTGGCGGCTGTGGGCGCTTTTTTAAGTACAGAATTTGAGGGTGGCAGGCATCAGACGCGTGTCGACAAAATCTCCTGCTAA
- a CDS encoding LOG family protein: MSEEVKPTNAELIDVSLLNPAVPEDEKRIKEAFEDRNWNEIKSADSWVIFKVMAEFVEGFDKLAKIGPCVSLFGSARTTPDNPHYKTAEEIAAKLVRHGYGVITGGGPGIMEAGNKGAFEQGGKSVGLNIKLPFEQHSNIYIDHDKSINFDFFFVRKVMFVKYSQGFVVMPGGFGTLDELFEAMTLIQTKKIGRFPIVLVGSSYWLGLLDWIKSTMLIEQNINPEDLKLISVVDTPDEAVKVIDNFYSKYLLKPNF; the protein is encoded by the coding sequence ATGAGTGAAGAAGTAAAACCAACAAATGCTGAGTTGATTGATGTGTCCCTCCTGAATCCGGCGGTTCCCGAAGATGAAAAACGGATTAAAGAAGCATTTGAAGACAGAAACTGGAATGAGATAAAGAGTGCCGACTCCTGGGTCATATTTAAAGTAATGGCCGAATTCGTAGAAGGATTCGACAAACTCGCCAAAATCGGCCCCTGCGTTTCCCTGTTCGGCTCCGCCAGGACGACTCCTGACAATCCGCATTATAAAACCGCGGAAGAAATTGCCGCCAAACTCGTAAGGCATGGATACGGCGTCATCACAGGTGGTGGCCCGGGTATTATGGAGGCCGGCAACAAGGGTGCATTCGAGCAGGGCGGAAAGTCCGTGGGGCTCAACATCAAGCTGCCGTTTGAGCAGCACAGCAACATTTACATTGATCACGATAAGAGCATCAACTTTGATTTTTTCTTCGTGAGAAAGGTCATGTTTGTAAAATACTCACAGGGATTTGTGGTAATGCCCGGTGGTTTTGGAACACTGGATGAGCTTTTCGAAGCAATGACATTGATCCAGACAAAAAAAATCGGTCGCTTCCCCATTGTGCTAGTTGGCAGCAGCTACTGGTTAGGGTTACTCGACTGGATCAAGAGTACCATGCTGATTGAGCAGAACATTAATCCTGAAGACCTCAAACTGATCAGCGTGGTCGATACACCGGACGAGGCTGTGAAGGTCATTGACAACTTCTATTCGAAGTATTTGCTGAAACCGAATTTCTAG
- a CDS encoding ComEA family DNA-binding protein yields the protein MYRKIVQQLQDYFGISRKEARGALVLILLCFLMVWTPFIFRRWVLPLMPLRSEPPSMKMLDSLANLLEKENQQKFKKQKFYPQKYKPKVARPVRLFDFDPNQVSVDQMEELGIPAFLAKRIDKFRSKGGRFRKKEDLLNIYDFPSAIYQRLEPHIVLTSPSAKRPEDAGNPSIQRVERSYPARETYSKPVKPALVAFDINTADTTQLVRLRGIGTKLSLRILKFRDALGGFHSTAQYTEIFGLDSVALSELNRYAKVTSGVKKLNVNTATLEELTAHSYLRNKKIATIIINYRNQHGAFQTIDDLKKVRVADDATIKKLEPYLSF from the coding sequence ATGTACAGAAAAATTGTCCAGCAGTTACAGGACTACTTTGGGATATCGAGAAAAGAGGCCAGGGGAGCCCTGGTACTTATTTTGTTATGTTTTTTGATGGTGTGGACGCCATTCATTTTCAGGAGATGGGTATTGCCTCTAATGCCATTACGATCGGAACCTCCTTCAATGAAAATGCTGGATAGTCTCGCAAATTTACTGGAAAAAGAAAATCAGCAGAAATTCAAAAAACAGAAGTTCTATCCCCAAAAGTATAAACCGAAAGTTGCCCGGCCTGTCAGGTTGTTTGACTTTGACCCTAATCAGGTGTCGGTGGATCAAATGGAGGAGTTAGGTATTCCCGCGTTCCTTGCAAAAAGGATCGACAAGTTTCGTAGCAAAGGTGGGAGATTTCGAAAAAAGGAAGATCTGTTGAACATTTACGATTTTCCTTCCGCCATTTATCAAAGGCTTGAACCGCACATTGTACTGACGAGCCCTTCGGCAAAACGCCCGGAAGACGCTGGAAATCCATCAATTCAGCGGGTAGAAAGATCTTATCCGGCCAGGGAGACTTATTCCAAACCTGTGAAACCGGCTTTGGTTGCATTTGATATTAATACTGCCGACACTACCCAGCTAGTGCGGCTTCGGGGCATTGGTACCAAGCTTTCGTTGCGCATTCTCAAATTCCGCGACGCATTAGGAGGGTTTCATTCAACAGCGCAGTACACCGAAATCTTTGGCCTCGATTCCGTTGCATTGTCCGAACTGAACCGCTACGCAAAAGTGACTAGCGGAGTCAAGAAGTTGAATGTCAACACTGCTACCCTGGAAGAATTGACGGCACACAGCTATTTGAGAAACAAAAAGATAGCAACGATCATCATCAACTACCGGAATCAGCACGGGGCATTCCAAACCATTGACGATTTGAAAAAAGTAAGAGTAGCAGATGACGCTACGATCAAAAAGTTAGAGCCGTACTTGTCGTTTTGA
- a CDS encoding DUF4097 family beta strand repeat-containing protein — translation MKKKQLLLIMCTLFASVACSAQSDEDKPYVTKNFTSASLKELTVETSGGSISVTGGQSGGFKVEMYVRPNNNWNGKKELSKEEVEDRLEDYDILIGTEGDRVVATAKRKNNVKWNNDKNVSIGFKVFTPRNVATNLKTSGGSIKIASLTGEQNFTTSGGSLKIDDLDGMIQGRTSGGSINVTNCRNDINLHTSGGSIKAEALKGKIELKTSGGSIELNSLDGEIEAHTSGGSVRGDNIRGALNAGTSGGSVRLANVSGSLKANTSAGSIEVELKSLGKYVELSSSAGSVRVTMPLDKGVDLNLKGNRVSIPLKNFDGEAEKDFVRGKMNGGGVPVTLSASSGSVYVNQ, via the coding sequence ATGAAAAAGAAACAACTACTTCTGATAATGTGTACCCTTTTCGCCAGTGTGGCGTGTAGCGCACAGTCAGATGAGGACAAACCTTATGTTACCAAAAATTTCACGTCTGCTTCTTTGAAAGAACTAACAGTTGAAACTTCCGGTGGCTCGATCTCCGTGACCGGCGGCCAAAGTGGTGGTTTCAAAGTGGAAATGTATGTGAGGCCTAACAACAACTGGAATGGCAAAAAGGAACTTTCCAAAGAAGAAGTCGAAGACAGACTGGAAGATTACGACATTCTGATCGGTACTGAGGGAGATAGGGTTGTGGCGACTGCGAAGAGAAAAAACAATGTCAAATGGAACAACGACAAGAATGTTTCCATTGGTTTCAAAGTATTTACACCAAGAAATGTGGCTACTAACCTGAAAACGAGTGGCGGTAGTATCAAAATCGCATCGCTGACAGGTGAGCAAAACTTCACTACCAGCGGAGGAAGCCTGAAAATCGATGATCTGGACGGTATGATCCAGGGACGTACTTCGGGGGGAAGCATCAATGTTACCAATTGCAGGAACGATATCAATCTTCACACCAGCGGCGGCAGCATTAAAGCCGAGGCATTGAAAGGCAAAATTGAACTGAAAACTTCGGGCGGCAGCATTGAGCTGAATAGCCTGGATGGTGAAATTGAGGCGCATACAAGCGGTGGAAGCGTTAGGGGTGACAACATCAGAGGAGCCTTGAATGCGGGTACATCGGGTGGATCGGTGCGGTTGGCCAATGTTTCGGGAAGCCTGAAAGCCAACACAAGTGCCGGAAGTATTGAAGTAGAGCTGAAAAGCCTGGGCAAGTACGTGGAGCTTTCGAGCTCGGCGGGCAGCGTGCGGGTAACGATGCCGCTGGACAAAGGCGTAGACCTGAACCTGAAAGGGAACAGGGTGTCTATCCCGCTTAAAAACTTCGACGGAGAAGCTGAAAAGGACTTTGTACGTGGTAAAATGAATGGTGGCGGCGTTCCTGTAACACTTTCGGCAAGCAGCGGAAGTGTTTATGTGAACCAATAG
- a CDS encoding GH1 family beta-glucosidase: MTEIESIATQPASAGTDQIDTESIISKEDFGSDFRWGVATAAYQIEGAVNEDGRADCNWDVFARQSGKIKNRDQATLACDFYHRYEEDLELVQSLGFKQFRFSISWSRILPDGFGKVNQKGIDFYNKLIDKCLSLDIEPWITLYHWDLPQALEVLGGWKNRKVVEWFADYTRICTTAFGDRVRSWIVLNEPMAVAGLGYTTGLHAPGKKGIWNFLPVVHHLALCQAEGGRIIRDNVANSYIGTAISCSYVHAFSESARDVSAAKRADALMNRLFIEPALGLGYPSDAFPFLKNINAYMLEGDAEKLKFDFDFIGLQNYFSVVVKHSYLAPVVWLKEVPAKLRNVPTTAMGWEVNPDGMYQILKQFEKYKGIKEIIVSENGAAFEDVFFENDVSDTKRVVFFQSYLAAILKAKQDGVNVKGYFAWTLMDNFEWAEGYSARFGLVFVDFKSQERVVKDSGKWFAGFLKEAKTC; encoded by the coding sequence TTGACAGAGATAGAAAGCATTGCTACCCAGCCTGCAAGTGCCGGGACAGATCAGATTGACACCGAGTCGATCATTTCAAAGGAGGATTTTGGAAGTGACTTCCGCTGGGGAGTTGCTACTGCCGCTTACCAGATAGAAGGCGCTGTGAATGAGGATGGTAGGGCTGATTGCAACTGGGATGTGTTTGCTAGGCAGAGCGGCAAAATCAAAAACAGGGATCAGGCAACACTCGCCTGTGACTTTTACCATCGCTATGAAGAGGATCTGGAACTTGTTCAGTCGTTGGGTTTTAAACAATTCCGGTTTTCGATTTCCTGGTCGCGCATTCTCCCTGATGGTTTCGGGAAGGTAAATCAAAAAGGCATTGATTTTTACAACAAGCTCATTGATAAATGTTTATCGCTGGATATTGAGCCATGGATTACATTGTATCATTGGGATTTGCCTCAGGCGCTGGAAGTTTTGGGCGGCTGGAAAAACAGAAAAGTAGTAGAATGGTTTGCCGACTATACCAGGATATGTACGACGGCATTTGGCGACCGGGTGCGCTCCTGGATCGTGCTCAATGAGCCAATGGCTGTGGCCGGGCTAGGCTACACGACGGGCCTGCACGCGCCGGGTAAAAAAGGGATATGGAATTTTTTACCGGTGGTGCATCACCTTGCCCTTTGCCAGGCTGAGGGTGGCCGGATCATTAGGGACAATGTTGCCAACTCTTACATTGGTACCGCGATTTCCTGTTCCTATGTACACGCTTTCAGCGAGAGCGCGCGGGACGTGAGCGCGGCAAAACGTGCGGATGCGCTGATGAACCGGCTTTTTATTGAACCTGCGCTCGGGTTGGGATACCCCTCAGATGCTTTTCCTTTTTTGAAAAACATCAACGCCTATATGCTCGAAGGAGATGCAGAAAAGCTGAAATTCGACTTCGATTTTATTGGTCTGCAGAATTATTTCAGTGTGGTCGTCAAGCATTCATACCTCGCACCCGTAGTTTGGCTGAAAGAAGTCCCTGCCAAGTTGCGTAACGTTCCTACTACGGCGATGGGCTGGGAAGTCAATCCTGATGGGATGTATCAGATCCTGAAACAATTTGAAAAATACAAGGGGATCAAAGAGATCATTGTGTCGGAAAACGGGGCTGCATTTGAAGATGTTTTTTTCGAAAACGATGTTTCAGATACCAAAAGAGTAGTTTTTTTCCAAAGTTACCTGGCAGCTATTCTCAAAGCGAAACAGGACGGCGTGAATGTGAAAGGATACTTTGCCTGGACATTGATGGATAATTTTGAATGGGCAGAGGGTTATTCAGCACGGTTTGGCCTGGTGTTTGTAGATTTTAAAAGTCAGGAAAGAGTTGTGAAAGATTCGGGGAAATGGTTTGCAGGGTTCCTGAAAGAGGCAAAAACCTGCTAA
- a CDS encoding DUF7850 domain-containing protein has protein sequence MKNFTLLISLLLLNLAISRQAFSAVTDCGCSDASNALKNGSFESGTDNWSKADGTNFGTDNAYDVCGEKNGLITGAGSIYQDVTLVAGSIVDLTVYGGTHDLSKTHLFKLTFYNSSGQKIDGDHNVSVDMNYKVTDNHDLKQFSLSSTAPAGATKVRFSATSTGDYFKIDVACMSVTPPAPTDCGCPDATNALKNGSFESGTGDWSKSSNTNFYTDTKYSECGAKNGLIDGSGSIYQEINLSAGSKVDLTVYGGTHDTGFSHKFKLDFYNSSGQIITSPNNNKSVDMNYKVTEYHKLQQYTLSATAPAGAVKVRFSATSNGNYFKVDVACMTITTVPPVDCGCKDAENALKNGSFESGTDNWTKTDGTNFGSDEAYSICGSKNGLITGAGSIYQEVNLVQGSKVNLTVYGGTHDISKTHKFKLEFYTAAGVLVPIPEDINNTVEMDYKVTETHKLQQYTLSGTAPLGAAKVRITASSTGDYFKIDVVCMSITSPPPVTCEECTGNKIANGSFETGTDSWSTTGNVFADPIIANCGSKSLILAGAGSFSQDVTILSTYGSTINLNFWGAVKQNRDQKVEIIFLDGSNKVLGTLTQQIDKLVESDPWGLQKYTLAGVIPTGSTIARIKGSGSEDYLAVDGFCLTFSGSPLPVTLAAFDARKEGSTASITWSTTTESNSDHFDVQHSQDGKVWSILTTVQAQGESKVLVPYHYTHTSPFTTNLYRLKMVDIDGTFAYSSIKSLNFNGEEQMTIYPNPTADRIKLNGNMQIANVKIYSQSGVMVMNTRPDSGNEIDLTKLAQGTYFVKINNGTLTRKILIVR, from the coding sequence ATGAAAAATTTTACCTTACTCATTTCCTTACTCTTACTAAACCTGGCCATCAGTCGGCAGGCGTTCAGCGCCGTCACAGATTGCGGCTGCTCCGACGCTAGCAATGCATTGAAAAATGGAAGTTTTGAATCTGGTACCGATAATTGGAGCAAAGCGGACGGCACCAATTTTGGCACAGACAATGCATATGATGTTTGCGGGGAAAAAAATGGGTTGATCACAGGCGCAGGGTCAATTTATCAGGATGTCACGCTGGTTGCAGGAAGCATTGTAGATCTTACCGTATATGGTGGAACGCATGATCTCAGTAAAACGCATTTGTTCAAGCTTACCTTCTATAATAGTTCGGGACAAAAGATCGACGGTGATCATAATGTATCGGTAGATATGAACTACAAGGTGACCGATAACCACGACCTGAAACAATTCAGTTTGTCAAGTACTGCTCCCGCAGGAGCTACGAAGGTTCGCTTTTCTGCCACGTCAACTGGCGACTATTTCAAAATAGATGTGGCTTGTATGAGCGTTACGCCACCGGCTCCGACTGACTGCGGCTGCCCGGATGCAACGAATGCATTGAAAAACGGCAGTTTTGAATCAGGAACGGGTGATTGGTCCAAATCAAGTAATACCAACTTTTACACAGACACGAAATACAGCGAGTGCGGTGCGAAAAATGGTCTGATCGATGGATCTGGCTCTATTTATCAGGAAATAAACCTGTCAGCAGGCAGCAAAGTAGACCTTACTGTTTACGGTGGTACGCACGACACAGGTTTCTCTCACAAGTTCAAGCTTGATTTTTACAACAGTTCAGGTCAGATCATTACAAGTCCCAACAACAATAAGTCTGTGGACATGAATTACAAGGTGACTGAATACCACAAACTGCAACAGTATACCTTGTCGGCAACTGCTCCTGCGGGTGCTGTGAAGGTTCGTTTCTCTGCGACTTCCAATGGTAATTACTTCAAAGTGGATGTGGCCTGTATGACTATTACCACAGTTCCTCCGGTAGATTGCGGTTGCAAGGATGCTGAAAATGCGCTTAAAAATGGCAGTTTCGAATCGGGTACCGACAACTGGACTAAAACGGACGGTACTAATTTTGGTTCTGACGAGGCATATAGCATTTGCGGTAGTAAAAATGGCTTGATCACAGGTGCCGGTTCTATTTATCAGGAAGTTAATCTGGTTCAGGGTAGCAAAGTAAACCTGACTGTTTACGGCGGAACGCACGATATTTCGAAAACACACAAGTTCAAACTTGAATTCTATACCGCTGCCGGAGTACTGGTCCCGATCCCTGAGGATATCAATAACACGGTGGAGATGGATTACAAAGTGACTGAGACGCATAAATTGCAGCAATATACATTGTCAGGGACTGCTCCGCTGGGTGCCGCCAAGGTTCGTATCACGGCTTCTTCAACAGGTGATTATTTCAAAATTGACGTGGTATGTATGAGCATTACCTCTCCTCCGCCAGTAACCTGTGAAGAATGTACCGGTAATAAGATCGCAAACGGCAGTTTCGAGACCGGAACAGATAGCTGGAGCACGACGGGAAATGTTTTTGCAGACCCGATCATTGCAAACTGCGGATCAAAAAGTCTGATTCTTGCCGGAGCAGGTTCGTTCTCACAGGATGTGACAATATTGTCGACTTACGGAAGTACCATCAATCTGAATTTTTGGGGAGCGGTGAAGCAAAACAGAGATCAGAAAGTCGAAATCATATTCCTGGACGGTTCCAACAAGGTTTTGGGTACGCTCACTCAGCAGATTGATAAGCTGGTAGAGTCAGATCCATGGGGTTTACAGAAATATACATTGGCAGGTGTGATACCTACGGGTTCGACAATCGCACGTATTAAAGGTTCGGGATCAGAGGATTACCTGGCCGTTGACGGATTCTGCCTGACATTCTCAGGCTCCCCGCTTCCGGTAACACTCGCCGCATTTGATGCGCGGAAAGAAGGTTCAACAGCATCGATCACATGGTCTACAACCACTGAAAGTAATTCCGATCATTTTGATGTTCAGCATAGTCAGGATGGCAAAGTATGGTCAATCCTTACCACGGTCCAGGCACAGGGTGAAAGCAAGGTGTTGGTTCCTTATCACTATACGCACACTAGTCCTTTTACCACCAACCTGTACAGACTGAAAATGGTTGATATCGACGGAACATTTGCATATAGCAGCATTAAGAGCCTGAATTTCAATGGTGAGGAGCAAATGACTATTTATCCAAACCCAACGGCTGACCGTATCAAGCTGAACGGCAACATGCAAATTGCCAATGTTAAAATTTACAGCCAGAGTGGCGTAATGGTGATGAACACCCGTCCTGATTCCGGGAACGAAATTGACCTGACGAAACTGGCGCAGGGAACGTATTTTGTGAAAATCAATAACGGTACGCTTACCCGCAAGATCCTGATCGTAAGGTAG
- a CDS encoding RNA polymerase sigma factor: MISRNPNMMPKKCTYSQQELILLLRSNSREGFEYLYDNYSPALYGIILKIVKDEERAADVLQDSFLKIWKNIASYNGEKGTLFTWILNIARNTAIDKLRVEVKIDKVVKLDSVTEKELSNVAVFNPVPALMDVRDIVEMLLPERKVVIDMVYFQGYTHEEVSEKLNLPLGTVKSRIRKALQELRDVFAIRNSTLRFA; the protein is encoded by the coding sequence ATGATCAGTCGTAATCCCAACATGATGCCCAAAAAGTGTACATATAGTCAGCAGGAATTAATACTGCTTCTCCGGAGCAACAGCCGCGAGGGGTTTGAGTATTTGTATGATAATTATTCGCCCGCTTTGTATGGCATTATCCTCAAAATCGTGAAGGATGAAGAGAGGGCCGCCGATGTGTTGCAGGACTCGTTTCTTAAAATCTGGAAGAATATTGCAAGTTATAACGGCGAAAAAGGTACGTTATTTACATGGATACTGAACATCGCACGCAACACAGCCATCGATAAACTGCGGGTAGAAGTAAAGATCGACAAGGTAGTGAAGTTGGACTCTGTCACAGAAAAGGAACTTTCCAATGTGGCGGTCTTCAATCCGGTACCAGCTCTGATGGACGTCAGGGACATTGTTGAGATGTTGCTGCCGGAACGAAAAGTGGTGATAGATATGGTTTATTTCCAAGGTTATACCCACGAAGAGGTGTCCGAAAAATTGAATTTACCCCTCGGAACCGTCAAATCAAGGATACGCAAGGCATTGCAAGAATTACGAGATGTATTTGCAATTCGGAACTCAACATTGCGGTTCGCCTGA
- a CDS encoding carbohydrate-binding family 9-like protein produces MKNFNLLQEKSRFQRKYLPKLPIAAVFTLAVSILSFAQSIAQPPAPPKSYTCYQTDKKINIDGKLNEGPWKKAEWTSSFVDIEGDKKPRPLQETKVKMLWDKEYLYIATVIEEEHIWAYQDKKDQIVYLENDFEVFIDPDGDTDNYYELEINAINNTFDLFLPKSYRRGGRAQLKWNIKNLKSAVTIDGTLNNGKDKDKRWTLEIAIPFESLSTDQVKAIIPENNSEWRINFSRVNWQHTIGEDGKYARKRNPETNKIIPEYNWVWSPQGIINMHYPEYWGYLHFSTQKPGRTKTDDTVKNN; encoded by the coding sequence TTGAAAAATTTTAACTTACTCCAAGAAAAAAGCAGATTCCAACGCAAATACCTGCCCAAGCTACCCATAGCGGCCGTTTTCACACTTGCTGTATCGATTTTAAGTTTTGCACAAAGTATTGCACAGCCGCCAGCTCCGCCCAAAAGTTACACCTGCTACCAGACTGACAAAAAAATCAACATTGACGGAAAGCTCAATGAGGGGCCCTGGAAAAAAGCAGAATGGACGAGTTCTTTTGTGGACATTGAAGGCGACAAAAAGCCTCGGCCATTACAGGAAACGAAAGTAAAAATGCTCTGGGACAAGGAGTATCTCTACATCGCCACCGTCATTGAAGAAGAGCATATCTGGGCATACCAGGACAAAAAAGACCAGATCGTTTACCTGGAAAATGATTTTGAAGTTTTTATCGACCCCGACGGCGATACCGACAACTACTACGAGCTGGAAATCAATGCGATCAATAACACATTTGACCTTTTCCTGCCCAAATCTTACCGCCGTGGCGGTCGCGCGCAACTAAAATGGAACATTAAGAACCTGAAATCAGCGGTTACTATTGACGGCACCCTCAACAATGGCAAAGACAAGGATAAGCGTTGGACACTGGAAATTGCCATTCCTTTCGAGTCCTTGTCGACCGATCAGGTCAAAGCCATCATCCCTGAAAACAACTCTGAATGGAGAATCAATTTTTCGCGGGTAAACTGGCAGCACACGATCGGCGAAGACGGGAAGTACGCACGAAAAAGGAATCCTGAAACCAACAAAATCATCCCGGAATATAACTGGGTATGGTCCCCGCAAGGCATTATCAACATGCATTATCCCGAGTACTGGGGGTATCTGCATTTCAGTACTCAAAAACCGGGCAGGACAAAGACTGACGACACTGTTAAAAACAACTGA
- a CDS encoding serine hydrolase, giving the protein MKKLYYTILFALTAGILYAQPLAIDKTSVDKKLTAKLEEALAGFHGEVGVYVRNLKTNRVAAVHADTIFPTASMVKVPIMCGLFDKINKGEIKFDQELVYRDSLKYDNGVVGSFKDSTKIALPKIVHLMISLSDNTGSLWLQAMAGGGATINQWLESNGFASTRVNSRTPGRKDGQAKYGWGQTTPREMAELVAMIRNGKAISPAISERMYRYMGMQFWDGEAISQIPPYIKTAAKSGAVNQAKSEALVVHAPHGDYVLCIATKNQQDQTWQKQNEGYVLIRKVSAIIWNHFEPKSKWKPAEGSDNFWF; this is encoded by the coding sequence ATGAAAAAGTTATATTACACCATTCTTTTCGCCCTGACCGCCGGGATTTTGTATGCCCAGCCACTCGCTATTGACAAAACTTCCGTCGATAAAAAGCTGACTGCGAAGCTTGAAGAAGCATTGGCCGGCTTTCATGGGGAGGTCGGAGTTTATGTACGTAATCTCAAAACAAACCGGGTTGCTGCCGTCCATGCAGACACTATTTTCCCAACCGCCAGCATGGTGAAAGTGCCGATCATGTGTGGGCTTTTTGACAAGATCAATAAGGGAGAGATCAAATTTGACCAGGAACTCGTTTACCGCGACTCGTTGAAGTATGACAATGGCGTGGTAGGTTCATTTAAGGACAGTACTAAAATTGCACTACCCAAAATCGTCCATCTCATGATCTCGCTGAGCGACAATACCGGTAGCTTGTGGTTGCAGGCCATGGCCGGCGGTGGCGCGACGATCAACCAATGGCTGGAAAGCAATGGATTTGCAAGTACGAGAGTGAATTCGAGGACACCGGGCAGAAAAGACGGGCAAGCGAAATACGGCTGGGGCCAGACTACACCCCGCGAAATGGCGGAACTGGTCGCTATGATCCGCAACGGAAAAGCCATTAGTCCGGCAATCAGTGAGCGAATGTACCGGTACATGGGCATGCAGTTCTGGGACGGCGAGGCGATTTCGCAGATACCGCCTTACATTAAAACAGCAGCAAAAAGCGGCGCTGTCAACCAGGCTAAGTCCGAGGCACTGGTCGTTCACGCGCCGCATGGCGATTATGTATTGTGCATTGCAACCAAAAACCAACAGGACCAGACCTGGCAAAAACAGAATGAAGGTTATGTCCTCATTCGAAAAGTTTCTGCCATAATCTGGAACCATTTCGAACCGAAAAGCAAGTGGAAACCTGCCGAAGGTTCGGACAATTTCTGGTTTTGA